The Strix uralensis isolate ZFMK-TIS-50842 unplaced genomic scaffold, bStrUra1 scaffold_163, whole genome shotgun sequence genome contains a region encoding:
- the LOC141938569 gene encoding kinesin-like protein KIF20B, which yields MEPNLDKEEFFRPSYIASAEPLQRTGPVSVEDLKTDLSGDFSLVSSDSDTSQRNVLEPKGHIQVCLRIRPFTSLERENELQSCVSIEDSTSVILKPPQYSLSRLSEKTVGQKFTFSQVFAPETTQEEFFEGTMKKPVQDFLDGYNRLIFTYGVTNAGKTYTFQGTEDDIGILPRTMDMLFKSIQGRLYTAMDFKPHRCRDYIRLTRDQVKEETAIKNSILRLTKEVDHQDSTNSKAPVGCKDLEELLKGSEQSSTTAKNHVKFSLWVSFCEIYNECFYDLLIPMSNDKKRKTLRLAQDVKGCSYVKGLQWVQISDSKEAFRLLKLGLKHQSIASTKLNTFSSRSHSIFTVKILKIEDSGAPQVTRVNELSLCDLAGSERYAKTHSEGHRLKESGNINTSLLILGKCINALKNSQQSKSQQHIPFRESKLTHFLQGFFSGKGSVYMIVNISQCASTYDETLHVLKFSAIAQKVLAMDTSVFVQDQSFDQKSTTSSLLSHIKMPISRKRVTVLWDRSLEDVIEDDNEMEEQHMSGEEAVQKHEDNKVIMGKKEYMMLLNLIEELKNKLIAEKKNKLLLELKIREEVMQEFAQYFAEQEIYFNEFLSYERERLQEDSDRRLEIFKELVNGDLLTEKTNELIKIEEQLTQKTKDFEMQMIKSDEAAEQLKEATEKMNTQNKRIQELMDIAEQKDDAITRLQDLISCLEETIKDYDNTVTTIKRKLAEKNSNELIESSQFKDCEETLLKVGRKRCSENLCAKEKIIEDMRMTLEEQEQTHIKQDQVIETKLEETNRLVWELEAWKQRYRELDNQSNSDWQQKMSKTTEKNIDENEELIKLRKELKESETKYQTDKKNWLEEKMRLMSEVKEAESHHNREMRKFADDRERYVEQQAEIERLAAQLVEKDNNLQKWREERNKLIEALEVQLKTLASITIQKDKEIAELKQAAVNDSGKDEGTDTEELRKQLAEKDDFIKELKQGVNHKSLQSLAEVPLPEGQDKIDQSVNKELCNGS from the exons atggaaccaaatttggataaagaggaatttttcagaccatcctatattgctagtgctgagccacttcaaagaacagggccagtaagtgtggaagaccttaaaacagatctctctggtgatttttctttggtttcttcagactcggacacaagccag aggaacgttttggagcctaagggacacatacaagtttgcctgcgtattaggccatttacatcgttggagagagaaaatgaattgcag agctgtgtttcgattgaagattcaacaagtgtcatactgaagccaccccaatattctttgagtcgactgagtgaaaaaactgttggacagaagttcactttttcacaa gtgtttgcccctgaaacaactcaagaagaattttttgaaggcaccatgaagaaaccagtgcaagacttcttagatggatataatcgtcttatttttacatatggcgttacaaatgctgggaaaacctacacattccaag ggacagaagatgacatcggtattctgccaaggactatggatatgttgtttaaaagtattcaagggaggctatacacagcaatggatttcaaaccccatcggtgcagagattatataaggctgactagagaccaagtgaaagaagaaactgctattaaaaattcaatacttcgcctaacaaaagag gTAGACCATCAAGAtagcactaacagcaaagcaccagttggttgtaagg atttggaagaactcttaaaaggctcagaacaatctagcacaactgcgaaaaatcacgtgaaattttctctttgggtttcattttgtgagatttacaatgaatgtttttatgatctactgattcctatgtcaaatgacaagaaaagaaaaacactacgccttgctcaagacgtcaagggatgttcttatgtaaaag gtctgcagtgggttcagatttctgattctaaagaagcttttagacttctaaaactggggttgaaacaccagagtatcgcaagcacgaagctaaatactttctccagcagaag tcacagcatattcacagttaagatactaaaaattgaagattcaggAGCCCCACAAGTGAcccgagtcaatga attgtcactgtgtgatcttgctggttcagaaagatatgccaagacccacagtgaaggtcatagattgaaagagagtggaaatataaacacctctcttctgattctaGGCAAGTGTATTAACGCACTCAAGAAttctcaacagtcaaa gtcgcagcagcacataccctttcgggaaagtaaactaactcatttccttcaaggattcttcagtggaaaggggagTGTATACATGATAGTAAACATAAGCCAATGTGCTTCAACGTATGATGAAACACTCCATGTGTTAAAGTTCTCGGccattgcacaaaaa gttttagctatggacacatctgtttttgtccaagatcagtcatttgaccagaaatcaacaacatcatcactacttagtcacattaaaatgccaatttcaaggaaaagagttactgtcctatgggacaggagcttagaagatgtgattgaagatgataatgagatggaggaacagcatatgtcaggagaagaagcagtgcagaaacatgaagataataaagttattatgggaaaaaaagagtacatg atgctgctgaatctcatagaagagttgaagaacaaacttattgctgaaaagaagaataagttactgctggaactaaagattcgtgaagaggtgatgcaggaatttgcccaatattttgctgagcaggaaatatatttcaa tgagttcctttcttatgaacgagaacggcttcaagaagattctgacagacgcctggaaatcttcaaggaacttgtaaatggtgatctt ctgacagagaaaacaaatgaactaatcaaaattgaagaacagctgacacagaaaaccaaag actttgaaatgcagatgattaaatcggatgaggctgctgagcagcttaaagaagcaactgag aaaatgaatacgcagaataaaaggattcaagaactaatggacatcgcagagcaaaaagatgatgctatcacgagactgcaagatttgatatcctgtttagaagaaaccataaaagactat gacaacactgtaactaccattaaaagaaaattggcagaaaagaactctaatgaactgattgaaagcagccaattcaaggattgtgaggagactctattgaaagtgggaagaaaacgttgctctgaaa atctgtgtgcaaaggaaaaaataattgaagatatgcggatgacattagaagaacaagaacagactcatattaaacaagatcaagtgattgaaaccaaattagaagagaccaacagattagtttggg aactggaagcatggaagcagagataTAGAGAGCtggataaccagagcaatagtgactggcagcaaaagatgagcaaaaccacagaaaaaaacatagatgaaaatgaggaattaataaagctgcgaaaagaactgaag gaaagtgagacaaagtatcaaactgataaaaagaattggctggaggaaaaaatgagactcatgagtgaagtgaaagaagctgagagccatcacaacagagaaatgagaaaatttgcggATGACAGAGAACGTTATgtagagcagcaagcagaaatt gaaagacttgctgcacagctggtagaaaaggacaacaatcttcaaaagtggcgtgaagaaagaaataaattaatagaagctttggaagtacagctcaagactttggcttctatcaccatacaaaaagataaagaaatagcagaactgaaacaagctgcagtaaatgattcaggaaag